ACGGTGAACACCTCATCGCTGTAACCGTGTTCATATTTTTTGTTGAAAACACCCCTCAACTTGGATAtactgtaatgccctggccatagagaggggttttttgttctttattttggttaggccagggtgttacattgggtgggcgttctatgttatttttctatgtttttgtatttctttgttttgggccgtgtgtggctcccaatcaggcacagctgaagttcgttgtggttgattgggagtcacacataagtgcatgtttttccattggggttttgtgggtaattgtttctgtcattgtgtttcacctgacaggactgtttgtctgtcagtttcttattttgtagttgtatagtgttccgtgtaataattaaatatgatgaacactaactccgctgcgttttggtccactctctctcacgacagtcGTTACATATACGTACCAAGTCCCCCACTATgaatttcatttctttttttctttcggCGAAGGGGGAACAAACCATACAGATTTTTAAAGACTTGAAAAGAGTTTTCAGAAGAGACCTCCGAGGGCTTCATCCGTATACTCTTATGGTAGCTGTAGTTgtaaccctttactaaatctTGAACTACATCGATATATCTATGCGTGTTGTGAGCTGTAAAATATCTCCACATCCTCTCCTTCAGAGTTCTGTTAAAGCGTTCAACAACTGAAGCTTTCAAATTCGAGCCTGTAGCAAAATGTACTATATTGTGCTTCTTCATGAGATTCTGaaaattattataaaaaaattatTTTCCGCCATCAGTCTGCACTTTCTTGGGGACTCCACCTTCCTTCAAGATAGAGTCAAAGGCCCGGGTCACCTCTACCCCGTTCTTATTTTTTAAGACCCTTACATATGCTATTTTAGAGAAAATATCTATAACCGTTAGCATGTAGCGATTTCCATCATTTTTATCTGCAAGGGCCTGCATGTCACATAGATCCGCCTGAAACTGGGACAAGGGGAGagtagatgtcacgtcctgaccagcagatggagctagtgttttagttttggtcaggacgtggcatgtttgtgttgggtatgtttgtattgttgattgggacttccaattgaaggcaggtgtgttgagttgcctttgattggaagtcctacataggtgtgtgtgtttttctttggggttgtgggtggttgttttgcactgcgttttttagcctgcaaactgttgctgctgtcatgtttattgtttcctgtggatgctttactccttttgttgggtaattaaaaaatgagaattcacatacctgctgcgccttggttcatttcagaagacagccgttacagaaccacccaccaaaggaccaagcagcagaagaggaggaagccacaggagaggaaaatggaggaatggacctggcaggacgaaataaaattctgggcggacaagttaagggagctaaggaaacccgagaggcacccccaagacatttttttgggggggcacacgggtagcttggccaggccagggaagagccgtaagccagctacccgtgactacagggaggtgcatatgaggtggagggcgccatgttacgctgtggtacgcaccatctcgcctatacggacgcacagcccagttcgcccagtaccagcgccccgcaggtgccagggaaaggggagcatcgagccggaaggggtgatgccaaccctgcactcaagaccgccagtgcgccctttcggtccggtgtttcccgctagacgcactagcatggaggtgcgtgtctccaggctggcacgtccaataccagccccacgcatcaggagtctagtgtgtcagcccagcctctccagtcaacagtcaccagagctgcccgccagtcaacagtcaccagagctgcccgccagtcaacagtcaccagagctgcccgccagtcaacagtcaccagagctgcccgccagtcaacagtcaccagagctgcccgccagtcaacagtcaccagagctgcccgccagtcgtaagtcgccagagccgcccgctagtcagaagctgccagagtggccagactgcccggttctgccagagtggccagactgcccggttctgccagagtggccagactgcccggttctgccggagtggccagactgcccggaactgccggagtggccagactgcccggaactgccggagtggccagactgccctgaactgccagagtggccagactgccctgaactgccagagtggccagactgccctgaactgccagagtggccagactgccctgaactgccagagtggccagactgccctccggcccagcccgagtggccctcctgccctccggcccagcccgagtggccctccggccctccggcccagcccgagtggccctccggccctccggcccagcccgagtggccctccggccctccggcccagcccgaggggccctccggcctctccggcccagcccgaggggccctcctgtcccccggcccagcccgaggggccctcctgtcccccggtccagcccgagtggtctgtctgccagggtcagcccgagtggcccgtcggcccggcgcagctatcggcgccatcaaagtgggcgacaccgaaggtggagcgaggtccacggcctgcacctgagccacctccaggataggtgggttggggagggagggtgtagcacagtgccgtcggtgacggcagccaccctcccttccctcccttattgtttaggggttattgtttatgggttttttgttggtgtttttctgttggtaggtgcattccggggtctgcaccttgaggggggggtactgtcacgtcctgaccagcagatggagctagtgttttagttttggtcaggacgtggcatgtttgtgttgggtatgtttgtattgttgattgggacttccaattgaaggcaggtgtgttgagttgcctttgattggaagtcctatataggtgtgtgttttttctttggggttgtgggtggttgttttgcactgcgttttttagcctgcaaactgttgctgctgtcatgtttattgtttcctgtggatgctttactccttttgttgggtaattaaaaaatgagtattcacatacctgctgcgccttggttcatttcagaagacagccgttacagaaccacccaccaaaggaccaagcagcagaagaggaggaagccacaggagaggaaaatggaggaatggacctggcaggacgaaagaaaattctgggcggacaagttaagggagctaaggaaacccgagaggcacccccaagacattttttggggggggcacacggtagcttggccaggccagggaagagccgtaagccagctacccgtgactacagggaggtgcatatgaggtggagggcgccatgttacgctgtggtacgcaccatctcgcctatacggacgcacagcccagttcgcccagtaccagcgccccgcaggtgccagggcaaggggagcatcgagccgcgccttggttcatttcagaagacagccgttacagtagaGAAAACTATATTTCTTGGAAATTGTTTTCGTACAGGTTTAAGCAGAGTATAAGCATCCTGCTCTGCCAACCATTCATTCACTTGAGCAGCGCCTAACCGGCTACCTGTTTCTTCGGCTATAGCTCTTTGTAAACGCTCCTTACCCCCATAAGAGGTTAGAGGGGGTATAATAAATGTTTTTCAACATCTGCTCCGCCATCCTTCTTGCCTTCTTGCCTCTCTGAGGTACAATAACGTTAATAACGTTCAAATAACGacaacatttcattttcattttgaaattttatttttgcaaacatCAAGTATTACGTATACAGATAATTCAGGATTCGTAGCAGGATACTTATCCCCGTTTTCTCAACGATCCCGGCATGCAACGCCCTGTATATTTGGTTTAGATTTACAGGCTTGTGTCGCTGaatttttaaaacacacacatccgCTATATAAGTATATAAACAACAAATATGATACATGTTACAATTAGACAGTGTTTCAAACAAATAAAGTAAAATCTTAGACAAGGTTGTTTCTAGTTCTTCAGAATCATCCACAAGACGGGAGACCAGATGTGTCCATTGTAGACTCTCGCCCGTATGTCGTACATGATTCATGATTTGCTCCATTTTTAGCACACGCTCTGCATTAGCCAAGGTATTGTGTGGTGTGTAGAACGATACATTGTTCACTTTATTTACAATAATTTAATGCATAACATTTGTAAGTTCTCTCAAAAGAAAAATTGTATTTATTCTCTCTAACATCATATGAATATAGTTACCCATTGCTTTACATCTAAATAAAAATATGTATTGTTACTCGGTCTCTTGCGGTTTATTGAGCCAGAAAGTCATCACATCAGCCACCACAGCTTCCTTGTATTTGTTGTCATCCACCAGGGTGTGTCGGATTTCTTTGAGTTTCTCGTGGATGTAGATCGCCTTCTTCAGTTCATGTAGGAAAGCCTTGGTTACCCCGTAAACTCTGGGAATAGACTGCACAAGACCCATAGACTCCAGGGTTCTGACCAGCGAAGGTATAAACCGTCTGGACCACAGTCTTTTCACCAACTCCTCAAAATGGTTGAAGAAGTAGTACCTTGGGGGTTCGTATAGGCACGGATGACGTCGTTGGCTGGGGTGATTGATCTCACAACCGATGCATTTTTCTCTTATATACTCTCCAATCACCACGTCTAAAAGTGCGGCTACAGAGGCCTTGATGGTGTCCACAAAAATAGTACTGACCACCCCATCAAACATATCCTCAGGCTGTGTACATGTAGGGGTTGTCGGGGGTCTTGCCTGGGGGGAGTAGAATGGTGGGCTGCGAGGCATAGAGTCCTTAGGGTTGGGTACCCATGACGTATCGGAGTCCTGGTATGGTATATGAATATCCATGGTATATGCTGAAATGAAGAACCGGAGGCTTTATGGGCACTCCTTTTATTGTTGAACCAGTCCTTTGGTATCAGGGCGTGGTTAACGCAGCCGCGTACTTAGTGTTCTTCGGGGGCTGACCCTTCTGAGGATGACCCTTCTTGGGGTTCCTTTCAATCATAATCCTCAGGATTCGTATATATTATGCACTTCCTTAGCCGAACAATGCTCTGCCGTTGTTGGCTCTGTACAAAAAGAGCGTCCAACAACTCTAACATTTTCAATTCCATTAGATCCCAACTTTTAAAAGGAATAAGCATGCGCAACCTAAAATCCCCAGTCAGGCCACCATCACAAATGTTTTGGTTGTGGGTTTCCTTGTTGCTGATATAGAACTCCACGCATCCACATGGAAGTCCGTTCTTTCTTTGTATTTTCACCCTGTGAAATATTCTTCCTGAGGGGTCAGGGGTACCTTCCCACCGGGTCTCGTAGCCAGTGAACACGCTATACCCCTGTGTGATAACTCTCAGTTCGGGACACACAACCTTGCGAAAAACCTGCCAGTCTTCAAGCCCATAGTCCACTCGTAAAGTCGAGTCTGTATTTTCTTCTCCTTCAGCTATGGTATAGAGTTTCACTTTACAGGCCTGGTAATCAAACTGATACCCCCATTGCTGTCCATTAGACATCATCACTTGATCTTTCAGAGCAGTTGCGGGCGGTATTTGGGTTCTATACACATTTAGAAACCGCTTTTTTGGCGCATCGTATATTGTTGCATTATACTCGGATCTTTCTCTATGTTTCAGCCGCGGTCCTGCTTCCGTTGTTACGGTCATCACTGCTTTGCCACTGATCACTAAATCCATGTTTAATTTGTTTAGTGGTTTATCATGGTCGCTTGTGTTGTTCTGGGTCTTATTTATAATGTGTCTGCCACCAACACAATCCCCCGGACATTCCTGCTTCATAGACAACAGCCCTAAGGGCAATAAAATAGTGGGTGTGGGGCcatcctctttgaaatgttcaaacacatcCCCCCACCAGTTCAATGAGgtccctacacatcaatcatcatgacaacttcaaaggAATAGATGCAATATATGCATAAattaacacacactctaacacgtgaCAACAGGAACACGATGCACTTATACGGGCATAACCATGTGATAACTTCCTGCCAGGATGTCCTAACCGGATGCCCATATTTGGGCATGCACACGTCATCCggacatagggtcataaatcaaACGTTTGACGCGCACCGTCTACTTTATTCTCTCTATCCTCAAATAACTTTTTTAATTAATAACCTTTCGGGGTTAATTTTTCGACTACCCCCTCCCCCCCAGTTATTATTCTCATGAATAATAATActcataacaataacaacaatagcacaatattttagttctcggtgtttattatgattttagtggcaaagcagaattaaaaaaatctaaatacgaGGTAAACTCTCAGCAGTGCCCCAAGTCCAATAGATATATCCTCTGGGCACTGAAAATTGCCCCCAAtaggttcttccaagaaccccataaGAGGTGGGGTTCATTGAGGAACCTCTTTAGTTGGTGGGGGTTCGTGCAGGAGCCTcactgcccaactgaaacatttggatttgaaaGGGCAGCAGGTGCCGGCACTTATCTGAAAAATGTAAAGATCTCCTCAATTTAAGGTAATGTTTGTCCCTTGTATGAACTAAATGtatattgttttatgatgatctatcttttcatatttgtgcaaatctttctaatacagaaaatggacacaattcaatggatatcaatcaacaaaAAGGTAAGAATATGTATgcaataagaatatgttgaaggcttgGGTGCAGATGgctgaactgctcacttttgtgtcAGCAGGTATACAGACAAGGAGGAATAGAAAGGTATGTCAATTGgtattggtatgttatgcagatcacatttGCCAACCTCAACACTTCAAAAAGATAAACGCTTTTAAATAGATTTAATTTTTTTCAAATGTGTAGCTATGGCACAGCTTCCAGCCTAACAGACTGGATTGGAGTGTCGTCTCTTGATGCTGTCGAGTGATGCTCTAGTGGTACACAACGACAGCCAGGAACTTCTGGAAGGCTTCCTGAGTATCAGCACTGAAAACGGCGGGACCTAGCTTGGCGGCCACGCACCCGGTGGTGCAGTCAGCGAGGAGCTGTGGAGAGGGGACCGTAAAGGAACCAGGTGGAGAATGTAATATTGGAATAAGCTTTACATCGGCTCTTAGCGCTATTTAATTCATAAgactatttatttttgtattttgtttcagTTTTCTAAAGTGTAATACTCACCCTGAAGTTGTTGGGATCCACGTGCAGTTTCTCTGAGTGACTCACACTCAGTGCAGTATAGGCGTTTTTGATGTCATCCAGGTTTTGAACAGCTCTGTCCAGTCCGTGCATCACGGTCTTTCTGTGCTTGGCCACGGCGGGGTTACCCATGATGGCAGCGGGTGTGGACAGGTTGCCGAAGGCGCTAAAGTGCCTCTGAGTCCATGGAGACACGATCAGAAGTctaaaaataaattaaacaggCAGCCATTACAATTATACTTCACAATCaatatggcttaaggacaacaaagccaaggtattggagtggccatcacaatgccctgacctcaatcctatggaacatttgtgggcagaacagaaaaagcgtgggctagcaaggaggcctacaaacctgactcagttacaccagctctgtcaggaggaatgggccaaaaatcacccaacttactgtgggaagcttgtggaaggctacccgaaacgtttgacccaagttaaacaatttaaaggcaatgctaccaaatactaattgagtgtatgtaaacttctgaccaactgggaatgtgatgaaagaaataaaagctgaaataaatcattctcacaactattattctgacatttcacattcttaaaatagagtggtgatcctaactgacctaagacagggaatctttgctcggattaaatgtcgggaattgtgaaaaactgagtttaaatgtttttagcTCAgcgtatgtaaacctccgacttcaactgtacaggtacagttgaagtcgaaagtttacatacacttaggttggagtcattagaactcgtttttcaaccactctacacatttcttgtcaacaaactgtagttttggcaagtcgtttaggacatctactttgtgcatgacacaagtaatttttccaaaattgtttacagacagattatttcacttataattcagtgtgtcacaattccagtgggtcagaagtttacatacaccaagttgaatgtgactttaaacagcttggaaaattccagaaaatgatgtcatggctttagaagcttttgatagaataattgacatcatttgagtcaattggaggtgtaccaatagatgtatttcaaggcctaccttcaaactcagtgcttccttgcttgacatcatgggaaaatcaaaagaaatcagccaagacctcagaaacaaaattgtagacctccacaagtctggttcatccttgggagcaatttccaaacacctgaaggtaccacgttcatctgtacaagcaatagtacgcaagtataaacaccatgggaccacgcagccgtcataccgctcaggaaggagacggtttctgtctcctagagatgaacatacgttggtgcgaaaagtgcaaatcaatcccagaacaacagcaaaagaccttgtgaagatgctggaggaacaggtacaaaagtatctttatccacagtaaaacgagtcctacatcgacataacctgaaaggccgctcagcaaggaagaagccagtgctccaaaactgccataaaaaatccagactatggtttgcaactgcacatggggacaaagatcatactttttggagaaatgtcctctggtctgatgagacaaaaatagaactgtttggccataatgaccattgttatgtttggagggaaaagtcggaggcttgcaagctgaagaacaccatcccacccgtgaagcaggagggactggtgcacttcgcaaaattgatggcatcatgagggatgaacattaagtggatatattgaagcaacatctcaagacatcagtcaggaagttaaagcttggtcgcaaatgggtcttccaaatggacattgaccccaggcatacttccaaagttgtggcaaaatggcttaaggacaacaaagtcaaggtattggagtggccatcacaatgccctgacctcaatcctatagaaaatctgtgggcagaactgaaaaagtgtgtgcgagcagggaggcctacaacctgactcagttacaccagctctgtcaggaggaatgggccaaaattcacccaacttattgtgggaagcttgtggaaggctacccgaaacgtttgacccaagttaaacaatttaaagacaatttaccgaatactaattgagtgtatgtgaacttctgacccactgggaatgtgatgaaagaaataaaagctgaaataaatcattctctctactactattctgacatttcacattctaaaaatagagtggtgatcctaactgacctaagacaggggatttttactaggattaaatgtcaggaattgtgaaaaactgagtttaaatgtatttggctaaggtgtatgtaaacttctgacttcaactgtgggtTTAGTTAaagagactatgcatagatgataatcagagagtagcagcagcgtaaaagaggggttggctggGGGGCACAAtgaaaatagtccaggtagccatttcattacctgttcaggagtcttatggcttgggggttaaaGCTGTTGAGTAtctttttggtcctagactttgcgctccggtaccgcttgccatgtggttgcagagagaacagtctatgactggggtggctggggtctttgacaatatttagggccaaagagttcaatcctgTAAAAACCTCAGAACAATATGGCAAATTGACCTAAAGTGTGAAATTGAGGATGATACCTGGTTGAAGATCTTGTCCAGCTCAGGGAAGAACATAAGGGAAGCCAGGGGGAAACTAAGTCAATACAAGACACTACATAGGTTTGATTGGACCCCAACAAGGCTTCAGAAGATGGGCCTGACCAACAATTCTCTGTGTCGGAAATTCCAAAAGACACTGGGACATTTTTACACGCAATATGGAAATGTATATTAGTGCTACCTTTCTGGAAGGATGTTTTGAAATATCTGGAGGAATGGTGGGGCTCAACAATTCCAGTTTCAACAAGAATTTGTCTCTTAGGCGATAGAACAGAGTTACCTAATGTAACAAATGAGGAATTTGCACTGATCACTgttggtgtggttacagtagCTAGAGTAATACTTAGAATTTGACTCCTACTCTGAAAGACTCCTACTCTGAAACAGTGGATAGAATCAATGTTGGAGGTAGCATCTTTTGAACAAATGCTTGCTTGGATCACTGGTAGAAACAACAATTCTAGAACCTGGACGTGCTTTATTTGTCATGTTTCTAAGACTGGGAGGTGATTACTTATGCTTGTGAACCCATTTAGTTCTGTATTGTAACCTGTGAGATACTATTTGACTGTGTATATGTGCTATGTTGGAGGATATGTGATGCTCAATGTTTTTATGCTGcactatattttatttttatgtttaataaatacaactttaataacaaaaaaatttaaatatcacatttacattagtattcagacccttttctcagtactttgttgaagcacctttggcagtgattacagccttgagtcgtcttgggtatgtcgctacaggcttggcacacctgtatttggggaatttctccaattcttctctgcagatccacaagctcttgtcaggttggatggggagtgtcgctgcagcacagctattttcaggtctctccagaaatgtttgaccGGGTTcaagtctctggctgggccactcaaggacattcagagacttgtcccgaagccactcctgcgtttctatattttttatgtaacctttatttaactaggcaagtcagttaagaacaaattcttatttacaatgacagcctacactggCAAAACCCGGACGATACTGGGACAATTTtgcgccgccctattggactcccaatcacggtcggttgtgatacagcctggattcgaaccagggtgtctgtagtgacacatcTTCAAGACCGCTGCGCCGCTCGGGCTGTATCTTggcttgtcttggctgtgtgcttagggtcgttttcctgttggacggtgaacctttgcccctgtCTGAGGTCGTGAGTgcgctggagcaggttttcatcaagaaaaCTGTACTTTgttcctttcatctttccctcgatcctgactagtcttaaAGTCccagccactgaaaaacatccccacagcatgatgctgccaccaccgtgcttcactgtagggatggtgccaggtttccttccgATGtgttgcttggcattcaggccaaagagttcaatcttggtttcatcagaccagataatattatttttcatggtctgagagtcctttaggtgccttttggcaactccaagtgggctgtaatgttccttttactgaggagtggcttcggtctggccactctaccataaaggcctgattggtggagtgctgcagagatggttgatattctggaaggttctcccatctccacaaagaaactctggagctctgtcaaagtgaccatcgggttcttgttcacctccctgaccaaggcccttctcccccgattgttcagtttggccgggtggccagctctaggagtcttggtgcttccaaacttcttcaatttaagaatgatggagg
Above is a window of Salmo salar chromosome ssa03, Ssal_v3.1, whole genome shotgun sequence DNA encoding:
- the LOC100136576 gene encoding hemoglobin subunit beta isoform X1, which encodes MVDWTDAERSAIVGLWGKISVDEIGPQALARLLIVSPWTQRHFSAFGNLSTPAAIMGNPAVAKHRKTVMHGLDRAVQNLDDIKNAYTALSVSHSEKLHVDPNNFRLLADCTTGCVAAKLGPAVFSADTQEAFQKFLAVVVYH